A genomic segment from Leptospira ryugenii encodes:
- a CDS encoding NADPH-dependent F420 reductase encodes MKIGILGSGVVGNTLADGFINKGFMVIRGTRDPDKLKDWEKRIGQQGKVTFFKEAAEESDLVVLAVKGSAAEEIVKDISDSITGKCVLDATNPISNDPPVNGVLSFFTSLQESLMERLQKISPEALFVKAFSCVGSSFMVDPKFQEGKPTMFICGNDEKAKIQANTILQSFGWEVEDLGKAEAARAIEPLCILWCLPGFLHNRWNHAFRLLKK; translated from the coding sequence ATGAAAATTGGCATTCTAGGATCTGGGGTTGTTGGGAATACTCTAGCAGATGGATTTATAAATAAAGGATTTATGGTAATTCGGGGTACGAGAGATCCAGATAAGTTAAAAGACTGGGAAAAAAGGATCGGTCAACAAGGCAAGGTCACATTTTTTAAAGAAGCAGCAGAAGAGTCTGATCTGGTTGTTTTGGCTGTGAAAGGTAGTGCTGCGGAAGAAATCGTGAAGGATATTTCAGATTCGATTACTGGTAAATGTGTCTTGGATGCCACCAACCCAATTTCCAATGATCCTCCTGTAAACGGAGTCCTCTCCTTTTTCACGTCATTACAGGAATCGCTTATGGAAAGACTTCAAAAAATATCACCCGAAGCACTTTTCGTAAAAGCTTTTTCTTGTGTTGGAAGTTCTTTCATGGTCGATCCAAAATTTCAGGAAGGAAAGCCTACCATGTTCATATGCGGAAATGATGAAAAAGCAAAGATTCAGGCGAATACAATTTTACAATCGTTTGGTTGGGAAGTGGAAGATTTGGGAAAAGCGGAAGCTGCTCGAGCCATCGAACCTCTATGCATCTTATGGTGTCTTCCTGGATTTTTACATAATCGCTGGAATCATGCATTTCGACTTTTAAAAAAATGA
- a CDS encoding cysteine rich repeat-containing protein, with protein sequence MKYLIYRFLFLLVLLSTQIGADPKAYKGACKADIEKFCASVEKGEGRIIKCLKENEASLSEACLAKRAEVKEKHKEFGKSCKEDRKKLCADVKPGKGAIIQCLKSKEAELSATCVDFIKTKD encoded by the coding sequence ATGAAATATTTGATATATAGATTTCTCTTTCTACTCGTACTTCTCTCGACTCAAATAGGTGCAGATCCAAAGGCTTATAAAGGAGCATGTAAAGCAGACATTGAAAAATTTTGCGCATCTGTTGAAAAAGGCGAAGGAAGAATCATAAAATGTCTGAAAGAAAACGAAGCATCTCTTTCTGAAGCTTGTTTGGCAAAACGTGCAGAGGTGAAAGAAAAACATAAGGAATTCGGAAAGTCCTGCAAAGAGGATAGAAAGAAACTCTGTGCAGATGTCAAACCAGGGAAAGGAGCGATCATCCAGTGCTTAAAATCAAAGGAAGCAGAACTTTCTGCCACTTGCGTCGATTTCATTAAAACGAAAGACTAA
- the tmpT gene encoding thiopurine S-methyltransferase — MEAEFWYKRWENLEIGFHEEFPNPFLVEYFSKLQLQAKGTIFVPLCGKTKDISWLLERDLQVVAVELSPLAITQLFTDLKYSPERTQVGNLTLWEAPNLKVFEGDIFQLEKEQIGSFDAIYDRAALVALPYGMRVQYVHKLRSLTDTAKILLICFEYDQSLASGPPFSISEEEIRSHYGQNFELNLFTEMTLTGGLRGKIPAKEKVWYLEPKPQASPKI, encoded by the coding sequence ATGGAAGCAGAGTTTTGGTACAAACGTTGGGAGAATTTAGAAATCGGATTCCATGAAGAGTTTCCAAATCCATTTTTGGTAGAGTATTTTTCTAAATTGCAGTTACAGGCGAAAGGTACTATTTTTGTTCCTTTATGCGGTAAGACCAAAGATATTTCCTGGCTCTTAGAAAGAGATCTTCAGGTAGTTGCCGTTGAGCTCAGTCCACTCGCCATCACGCAATTGTTTACTGACCTAAAATATAGTCCCGAACGTACTCAAGTTGGAAATCTTACGTTATGGGAGGCACCTAATTTAAAAGTATTTGAAGGAGATATCTTTCAATTAGAAAAAGAGCAGATTGGCTCTTTTGATGCCATCTATGACAGAGCTGCTTTGGTAGCCTTACCCTATGGTATGCGAGTACAATATGTACATAAATTAAGGTCTCTAACTGATACTGCCAAAATTCTTCTGATATGTTTTGAATACGACCAATCTTTAGCCTCGGGACCTCCGTTTTCAATTTCTGAGGAAGAGATCAGAAGCCATTATGGGCAAAACTTTGAACTAAACTTATTCACAGAAATGACACTAACGGGAGGTCTTAGAGGAAAGATACCAGCAAAAGAAAAAGTATGGTATCTAGAACCCAAACCACAAGCTTCACCAAAGATTTAA
- a CDS encoding MarR family winged helix-turn-helix transcriptional regulator, giving the protein MSAVSDRLCPNFIGCLYFNVSRLFRTIDKLAIKAFEPFGLAPSQAFFLLSLGKVKGETIQPSDLADLMNLDRSTVTRLIKGMQKKKLISENRIGRSKYLTMTAKGLDILPSLEEAWEDLSISLNTTIGQEHTKKINQSLVTERKRK; this is encoded by the coding sequence ATGTCGGCTGTTTCAGATCGTTTATGTCCAAATTTTATTGGCTGCTTGTATTTTAATGTAAGCAGACTGTTTCGAACGATTGATAAATTGGCTATTAAGGCATTTGAGCCATTCGGACTCGCTCCAAGTCAGGCATTTTTTTTATTAAGTTTAGGAAAAGTAAAGGGAGAAACGATTCAGCCCTCTGACTTAGCAGATTTAATGAATTTGGATAGATCAACTGTAACACGATTAATAAAAGGAATGCAGAAAAAAAAATTAATTTCGGAGAATAGAATCGGAAGATCAAAATACTTAACTATGACAGCAAAAGGATTGGATATTCTTCCTTCCTTAGAAGAGGCATGGGAAGATTTGAGTATTTCTCTCAATACAACCATCGGACAAGAACATACAAAAAAGATAAACCAATCATTGGTAACCGAACGCAAAAGAAAGTGA
- a CDS encoding transglutaminase-like domain-containing protein codes for MTSNPFRSSLYIVLVFISCSLYAVEFTFEAVADPYSLSWEEEPPKGTNFFASRLRTTTHFYALSPQKNQSVITLKSLRNGETQSITWNGKLFAWSFYGESVWLLESNTLTAVDPISFAIKQSLPFPISIKKWSDIVIEKDRLYLLSDAKVLALSLPNFQQIAEYEIPQGKAQRMLRGPNGNLYIISTFWGAILRELDPKTMEWKKSISAKTHHHDLMKATDIADGLLPIFDLENKKSFSLYLFGDQFLKVSNGLSLSKSKEMLRISPKKTKLSAVLNIKAKQNVSAQTIRILLPPKQTYSQEIIEESLLYPGKIEEDEDGNRVLFITMPALTKDQVWEKEIWTADLYRYQVRFKPSYSFPISEISFPSHLNEYIKDHPTYDLNHEQVLAKKIELFDNDFVIYLKNVYAYAVGMPYAKGKFDPAPLVIQKYKGGCTEHSYVQIALLRAAGIPARLVWNFLPWNGATEFELNHKFVEVWFPNYGWIPLEPLAPPRKNPGDTDARHLVWARLATPYHPLIHGGDRLVSPESAKAQKQMQTNVRFRLVEAENEEGEPISNFRNGVKEDSEDRRVE; via the coding sequence ATGACAAGCAATCCATTCCGGTCCTCACTCTATATAGTTTTGGTTTTCATAAGTTGTTCTTTGTATGCAGTTGAATTCACTTTTGAAGCAGTTGCAGATCCCTATTCTCTGTCTTGGGAAGAAGAACCCCCCAAAGGCACCAATTTTTTTGCCAGTCGTTTGCGTACGACAACTCATTTCTATGCACTCAGTCCGCAAAAAAACCAAAGTGTAATCACCTTAAAATCTTTACGAAACGGAGAGACACAGTCAATCACTTGGAATGGAAAATTATTTGCATGGTCCTTCTATGGAGAGAGTGTATGGCTTTTGGAAAGCAATACACTCACCGCAGTCGATCCTATTTCTTTTGCGATCAAACAATCTCTTCCTTTCCCTATTTCAATTAAAAAATGGTCTGATATCGTTATCGAAAAAGATCGGCTATATCTCTTATCCGATGCAAAGGTATTGGCCCTGTCTTTGCCAAACTTCCAACAGATAGCCGAATATGAAATCCCGCAAGGCAAAGCCCAAAGAATGTTGCGGGGTCCAAATGGAAATCTTTATATCATATCTACGTTCTGGGGTGCTATCCTTAGAGAGTTGGATCCCAAAACAATGGAATGGAAAAAATCGATTTCTGCCAAAACGCACCACCATGATTTAATGAAAGCAACTGATATTGCGGATGGTTTGCTTCCAATTTTCGATCTTGAGAATAAAAAATCTTTTTCATTGTACTTGTTTGGTGATCAATTTTTAAAAGTATCGAATGGACTTTCTTTATCTAAATCAAAAGAAATGCTACGGATTTCGCCAAAGAAGACAAAGCTGAGTGCTGTCTTGAATATAAAGGCAAAGCAAAACGTTAGCGCTCAGACGATACGGATTCTTCTTCCGCCAAAGCAAACGTATTCCCAGGAGATCATAGAAGAAAGTTTGCTTTATCCAGGAAAGATAGAAGAGGACGAAGATGGCAATCGAGTTTTGTTCATCACAATGCCCGCTCTTACCAAAGACCAAGTTTGGGAAAAAGAAATATGGACTGCAGATCTATACCGATACCAAGTAAGATTTAAACCATCTTATTCTTTCCCAATTTCGGAAATTTCCTTTCCCTCACATCTGAATGAATATATAAAGGATCATCCAACCTATGATCTTAACCATGAGCAAGTGTTAGCAAAGAAAATAGAGTTGTTTGATAATGATTTCGTAATATATCTCAAAAACGTATATGCCTATGCAGTTGGTATGCCTTATGCAAAAGGAAAATTTGATCCAGCTCCTCTTGTAATCCAAAAATACAAAGGAGGCTGCACAGAACATTCTTATGTACAGATTGCACTCCTAAGGGCTGCTGGTATCCCAGCAAGGTTAGTATGGAACTTTTTGCCTTGGAATGGAGCGACAGAATTTGAATTGAACCATAAATTTGTTGAAGTTTGGTTCCCCAACTATGGCTGGATTCCCCTAGAGCCCCTCGCTCCTCCAAGAAAGAATCCAGGAGATACGGACGCAAGGCACTTAGTCTGGGCAAGATTGGCGACTCCTTATCACCCTCTGATCCACGGAGGAGATAGACTCGTAAGTCCAGAGTCAGCAAAGGCACAAAAACAAATGCAAACAAACGTTCGGTTTCGATTGGTAGAAGCTGAAAATGAGGAAGGCGAACCGATATCAAATTTTCGCAATGGTGTCAAAGAAGACTCAGAGGATAGACGAGTAGAATAG